The Fortiea contorta PCC 7126 genome has a segment encoding these proteins:
- a CDS encoding multicopper oxidase domain-containing protein: MPNNFALDQDELWSRRQLLKLGLCGAGVAGAGALWYTLNLQKPIVKVPPLEIETADNTTNPMKMLRDFNYGTIKQENGRTIREFQLVAGTSTIQLNSAVSYNIWDLNGRIPGPTLRAKQGDRIRVLFLNQAGHSHSLHFHGVHPAEMDGVRPISHNKATIYEFDAEPYGVHLYHCHVEPVTRHIAKGLYGMFIIDPPTPRPPADEIVLVMSGYDINDDNHNEYYAFNGLPHHYMHHPIPIYQNQLIRLYVLNIIEFDPAVTFHLHANFFDVYRYGMSMTASEKTDVITMGIAERHILEFAFRYPGKYMFHPHQDAIAENGCMGEFEVIKA, translated from the coding sequence ATGCCCAATAACTTCGCTCTAGATCAAGATGAACTTTGGAGCCGCCGACAATTACTCAAACTAGGATTATGTGGGGCTGGAGTCGCAGGTGCGGGCGCACTTTGGTACACGCTCAATCTCCAAAAACCAATTGTCAAAGTGCCACCTCTGGAGATAGAAACAGCAGATAACACAACTAATCCCATGAAAATGCTCAGGGATTTTAATTATGGGACAATTAAACAAGAAAATGGGCGCACAATTCGAGAATTTCAGTTAGTCGCTGGTACTTCCACAATTCAACTCAACAGTGCAGTATCATACAACATTTGGGACTTGAACGGTCGCATACCAGGGCCGACACTCAGAGCCAAACAAGGCGATCGCATTCGCGTCCTCTTCCTCAACCAAGCGGGACATTCCCATTCTCTCCATTTTCATGGTGTCCATCCCGCAGAAATGGACGGCGTTCGCCCCATCAGCCACAACAAAGCCACCATTTATGAGTTTGATGCCGAGCCTTATGGTGTACATTTATACCATTGCCACGTCGAACCAGTCACCCGCCACATTGCCAAGGGGCTGTATGGGATGTTTATCATCGATCCGCCCACACCTCGTCCTCCCGCTGATGAAATCGTGCTGGTGATGAGTGGGTATGACATCAACGATGATAACCACAATGAATACTACGCCTTTAACGGCTTGCCGCATCACTACATGCATCACCCGATTCCTATTTACCAAAACCAGTTGATTCGCTTGTACGTCCTCAACATTATCGAATTCGATCCCGCTGTCACCTTTCACCTCCACGCTAACTTTTTTGACGTCTATCGTTATGGGATGAGTATGACTGCGAGCGAGAAAACCGACGTGATCACCATGGGTATAGCCGAAAGACACATCTTAGAATTCGCCTTTCGCTACCCAGGTAAGTATATGTTTCACCCCCACCAAGACGCGATCGCCGAAAACGGATGCATGGGAGAATTTGAGGTAATTAAGGCTTGA
- a CDS encoding energy-coupling factor ABC transporter permease, with the protein MQRNRASLIFIGVLSFYVVAIAPAPAYAMHIMEGYLPGVWAIFWWLVALPFLVLGWRSLARITKANPELKLLLALAGAFSFVLSALKIPSVTGSCSHPTGTGLGAVLFGPLAMSVLGSLVLLFQALLLAHGGLTTLGANAFSMAIAGPFAAYWIYNLMMQLTGKQRIAIFLAAALADLLTYIITSIQLALAFPAPVGGFIASFVKFAGIFALTQVPLAISEGLLTVLVWNWLQSYSPQELELLNLIKQEPKNESI; encoded by the coding sequence ATGCAACGAAATCGAGCATCGCTAATTTTCATCGGGGTTTTGAGCTTTTATGTAGTAGCGATCGCACCGGCGCCAGCTTACGCGATGCATATTATGGAAGGTTATTTACCGGGGGTTTGGGCGATTTTTTGGTGGTTAGTGGCTTTACCATTTTTGGTTTTGGGATGGCGATCGCTCGCTCGGATCACCAAAGCCAACCCAGAGCTAAAATTACTCTTAGCATTGGCGGGCGCTTTTAGCTTCGTCTTATCAGCGCTGAAAATTCCCTCAGTTACTGGGAGTTGTTCTCATCCGACAGGAACTGGTTTAGGTGCGGTGTTATTCGGGCCTTTAGCGATGTCGGTGTTGGGTAGCTTGGTTTTGTTGTTTCAAGCTTTGCTGTTAGCTCATGGTGGTTTGACAACATTGGGCGCTAATGCATTTTCGATGGCTATAGCTGGCCCCTTTGCGGCTTACTGGATATATAACCTGATGATGCAGTTAACTGGTAAGCAAAGAATCGCCATTTTTTTAGCCGCTGCTTTAGCAGATTTACTCACCTATATTATTACTTCCATACAACTTGCTTTAGCTTTTCCCGCACCTGTGGGGGGATTTATCGCTTCATTCGTCAAGTTTGCCGGAATTTTCGCCCTTACTCAAGTCCCTTTGGCCATTAGCGAAGGATTGCTGACTGTGTTGGTGTGGAACTGGCTACAATCCTACAGTCCGCAAGAACTAGAACTTTTGAATTTGATTAAACAGGAACCTAAAAATGAATCGATCTAA
- a CDS encoding energy-coupling factor ABC transporter substrate-binding protein, producing MNRSKQGLSNWLLILAVITLAVVPLIFVHGGEFTGSDDKAEKAISEVKPGYEPWFKPLFEPPSSEVESLLFTSQAALGTGVIGYVIGLYKGRAQQRRSRDENTD from the coding sequence ATGAATCGATCTAAACAAGGATTGAGTAACTGGTTGTTGATTTTAGCAGTCATCACCTTAGCCGTTGTACCATTAATATTTGTGCATGGGGGTGAGTTTACAGGTTCAGACGACAAAGCTGAAAAAGCAATTAGTGAAGTTAAACCTGGATATGAACCTTGGTTTAAACCGCTGTTTGAACCGCCTAGTAGTGAAGTGGAAAGCTTATTATTTACCTCGCAAGCAGCTTTAGGTACTGGCGTCATTGGCTATGTAATTGGTTTGTATAAGGGGCGCGCCCAACAGCGTCGAAGTCGTGATGAGAATACGGATTGA
- the cbiQ gene encoding cobalt ECF transporter T component CbiQ codes for MRIRIDTLAYTNRLRWLAPEQKLLLAIALLIIAAFTHPPIQILIAIWMSIWTVVYAGIPLKIYLQLVYVASLFWLTSLPALVINGVDSSHLNLVYHDSITGWKIGSYYLYLSRHGIDQGLTIFTRAIASLSCLYFVMLTIPFTDLLQTLRRVGVPVLLTDLLLLMYRFIFVLLNTATDLWIAQTSRGGYSTFSTGMKSLALLIGQLLQRTLENYRQVSLSLASRGFDGEFRVWHSHRHHRSQRYALEAIIGCVILILLAWKLPNFSIIP; via the coding sequence ATGAGAATACGGATTGACACCCTGGCTTACACAAATCGCCTGCGGTGGTTAGCACCAGAACAGAAGTTATTGTTGGCGATCGCACTTTTAATCATCGCCGCTTTTACCCATCCTCCGATTCAGATTTTGATTGCTATTTGGATGAGTATTTGGACTGTTGTTTATGCGGGTATTCCTCTTAAAATTTATTTGCAGTTAGTCTATGTTGCCAGTTTGTTTTGGTTAACCAGTTTACCAGCTTTAGTGATTAATGGTGTTGATAGTTCTCACCTAAATTTAGTGTATCATGACTCAATTACTGGGTGGAAGATAGGCAGTTATTATCTATATCTTAGCCGTCATGGTATTGACCAGGGGCTGACAATTTTCACAAGAGCGATCGCCTCGCTTTCCTGCTTATATTTTGTCATGCTCACCATCCCATTTACGGATCTGTTACAGACTTTGCGGCGAGTCGGCGTTCCTGTATTATTAACCGACTTATTATTATTAATGTATCGCTTTATTTTCGTGCTCTTAAACACAGCTACCGATTTATGGATTGCTCAAACATCTCGCGGTGGCTACTCTACATTCAGCACGGGAATGAAAAGTTTAGCTTTATTGATTGGACAATTACTCCAGCGGACTCTAGAAAATTATCGTCAAGTTTCTTTAAGTTTGGCGTCACGGGGCTTTGATGGTGAATTCCGAGTCTGGCATTCCCATCGCCATCATCGATCTCAAAGATATGCTCTAGAAGCGATAATAGGTTGTGTAATATTAATATTATTAGCATGGAAATTACCTAACTTTTCAATCATACCTTGA
- a CDS encoding energy-coupling factor ABC transporter ATP-binding protein gives MQSSLLEFQQINYTYLGGQQLALKGLTLKVPAKKKCALIGHNGCGKTTLFLLANGLYKPQTGVISWQGKPLQYDRKSLIALRQKVGLIFQDPEQQLVAATVEEDISYGLCNLGLPAAEIKQRVEQTLVEFGLTELAQRPVHHLSLGQKKRVSIADVMVLKPELLLLDEPTAYLDQLHSRNLMTTLQKIHQQGTTILMATHDLDLVYRWADWVFVMDQGQLILEGKPDDVFAQKHILASLQIEVPVIYEMLLTAANAEERVILERLHQKISHVFG, from the coding sequence ATGCAATCATCATTACTCGAATTTCAGCAGATAAATTATACATATTTAGGTGGACAGCAATTAGCACTCAAAGGCTTAACCCTTAAAGTACCAGCTAAGAAAAAATGCGCTTTAATTGGTCATAATGGTTGTGGAAAAACCACTCTGTTTTTATTAGCCAATGGTCTATATAAACCTCAAACTGGCGTCATTAGTTGGCAAGGAAAACCGCTGCAATATGACCGCAAATCTTTAATAGCCTTACGCCAAAAAGTAGGATTAATTTTTCAAGACCCAGAGCAACAGCTAGTAGCGGCGACAGTAGAAGAAGATATTTCTTATGGTTTGTGTAATTTAGGTTTACCCGCAGCAGAAATTAAACAGCGAGTAGAGCAAACTTTAGTTGAATTTGGACTAACAGAATTAGCTCAAAGACCAGTACATCACCTCAGCTTAGGTCAGAAAAAGCGAGTTTCTATTGCTGATGTCATGGTACTAAAACCAGAATTATTATTATTAGATGAACCCACAGCATATCTAGATCAACTGCATAGCCGTAACCTGATGACAACCTTGCAAAAAATTCATCAGCAGGGAACAACAATCCTCATGGCAACCCATGATCTAGATTTAGTTTATCGTTGGGCAGACTGGGTTTTTGTGATGGATCAAGGACAATTAATATTAGAGGGTAAACCTGATGATGTGTTTGCCCAAAAGCATATTTTGGCATCATTACAAATAGAAGTACCAGTGATATATGAAATGTTATTAACTGCAGCCAACGCCGAAGAAAGAGTAATTTTAGAAAGATTACATCAAAAAATTAGTCATGTATTTGGGTAG
- a CDS encoding energy-coupling factor ABC transporter permease, which yields MHIPDGFISLPVAAATGVISVAALSIALRRSQVAFGIRRAPVLGLTTAFIFAAQMINFPVAGGTSGHLLGGTLAAVILGSPWAGMLCIATVLIIQAVLFADGGITVLGTNILNMGVIGVWVGWALTQTLQRLFGGSQRRLPLAAGIAAGVSVVVAAIACALELALSGTALIGIVLTAMTGTHILIGIGEGLITGSVLTYLSQARPDLLPGEQQKFRGWSVPVVTILLIAGVLSLFASAWPDGLEKVAENIGFIKLAENVRVIVPTPLADYGIQGLGAIGTSIAGLIGSAVCFAVAFGIAKIVKPKNA from the coding sequence ATGCACATTCCTGATGGATTTATTTCTCTACCGGTGGCAGCAGCTACTGGTGTCATAAGTGTCGCTGCTCTCAGTATTGCTTTAAGGCGATCGCAAGTAGCCTTTGGGATCCGCCGCGCCCCGGTTCTCGGCTTAACTACCGCCTTTATTTTTGCCGCCCAGATGATCAATTTTCCTGTAGCTGGGGGCACCAGTGGTCACTTGTTGGGGGGAACCCTAGCTGCAGTTATCTTAGGTAGCCCGTGGGCGGGGATGCTATGTATTGCTACAGTGTTGATTATCCAGGCTGTGTTATTTGCGGATGGCGGAATTACAGTTTTGGGCACCAATATTTTAAACATGGGGGTAATTGGCGTTTGGGTAGGCTGGGCGCTGACTCAAACTTTACAGCGGCTATTCGGCGGATCACAAAGACGCTTACCTTTAGCAGCGGGAATTGCAGCGGGTGTTAGTGTAGTGGTAGCGGCGATCGCCTGCGCGTTAGAATTAGCTCTTTCCGGAACCGCATTAATTGGTATAGTGTTAACAGCTATGACGGGAACCCATATCCTAATTGGGATTGGGGAAGGATTAATTACCGGCAGTGTGTTGACTTACCTTTCCCAAGCTAGACCAGATTTGTTACCAGGAGAACAGCAAAAGTTTCGCGGCTGGTCAGTTCCTGTGGTAACTATTTTATTAATTGCAGGTGTATTATCCCTATTTGCTTCAGCTTGGCCTGACGGCTTAGAGAAAGTAGCAGAAAATATCGGCTTTATCAAACTAGCAGAAAACGTCCGCGTTATTGTGCCCACACCCCTAGCTGACTATGGTATTCAAGGATTAGGCGCCATTGGTACTAGTATCGCCGGCTTGATTGGATCTGCAGTTTGCTTTGCTGTCGCTTTCGGGATTGCGAAAATAGTCAAACCGAAAAATGCTTGA
- a CDS encoding energy-coupling factor transporter transmembrane component T family protein, whose protein sequence is MLEISLPLRLQLSLVIVIGAALLKHQAWYSLGVYGAIAILWAWLLRVPISHLGKLLGTELIFLSLLALPLGWERASFLLVRSLICLLAMNSFLLTLPPHSFGIALKNLPLPAALKENLLLAGQYLEILLSEVTRMQRSAQLRGINGAAGWLRYTSAAMIGALYLRSLDRAERVYAAMISRGYNGQLPLDATSTPKQRGVLLLAGAIAICITISSYI, encoded by the coding sequence ATGCTTGAGATTTCCTTACCCTTACGTTTGCAATTATCTTTAGTGATTGTAATTGGCGCAGCTTTATTAAAACATCAAGCTTGGTATAGCTTAGGTGTATATGGAGCGATCGCTATTTTGTGGGCTTGGCTGTTACGAGTACCCATTTCTCATTTGGGAAAATTACTAGGCACAGAATTGATTTTCCTGTCATTATTAGCCTTACCCTTGGGATGGGAACGCGCTAGTTTTTTGTTAGTGCGATCGTTAATTTGTCTCCTGGCCATGAATAGTTTTTTGTTAACCTTACCTCCCCACAGTTTCGGTATCGCCCTCAAAAACTTACCCCTCCCAGCAGCGTTAAAAGAAAATTTGCTCTTGGCTGGACAATACCTGGAAATTTTGTTGTCTGAAGTCACAAGAATGCAGCGTAGCGCCCAACTCCGAGGCATCAATGGCGCCGCTGGCTGGTTGCGTTACACTAGTGCAGCCATGATTGGAGCATTATATCTCCGCAGTTTAGATAGAGCCGAGCGAGTCTACGCCGCCATGATCTCCCGTGGTTATAACGGACAGTTACCCCTAGATGCTACATCCACACCAAAACAGCGCGGCGTCTTATTATTAGCAGGAGCGATCGCTATTTGTATTACAATCAGTTCTTATATTTAA
- a CDS encoding energy-coupling factor ABC transporter ATP-binding protein, whose translation MPHSPKNIVEVQNLVYAYARQEPVLQDISFSLNAGDRVALMGATGSGKSTLLENLIGLKQPQAGKIWINHILVEPQNLPQVRRYIGFGFQDANDQLFMPTIIEDITFGPRNYGVAPAIATDQARQLLADFGLEAYAHRSAHELSGGQRRLAALAAILALNPTILILDEPTTGLDPAWRRHLAQVLLKLPVQVMLIASHDLHWLSKITQRALVLAGGSIALDTDIQPLLQDGETLEKLGLPIDW comes from the coding sequence ATGCCCCATTCCCCTAAAAACATCGTCGAGGTGCAAAACTTGGTGTATGCTTATGCTCGTCAAGAGCCAGTTTTGCAGGATATTTCCTTTAGTTTAAATGCAGGCGATCGCGTGGCGTTGATGGGGGCTACTGGTTCAGGAAAAAGTACTTTATTAGAAAATTTGATTGGTTTAAAACAACCACAAGCCGGGAAAATTTGGATTAATCATATCCTGGTAGAGCCTCAAAATTTACCGCAAGTGCGTCGCTATATCGGCTTTGGTTTCCAAGATGCCAACGACCAATTATTTATGCCTACCATTATTGAAGATATCACCTTTGGGCCTCGCAATTATGGCGTAGCTCCAGCGATCGCTACAGATCAAGCGCGACAGTTATTAGCAGATTTTGGACTCGAAGCCTACGCCCACCGTTCCGCTCACGAACTTTCTGGTGGACAAAGACGCCTTGCTGCTTTAGCCGCAATTTTGGCATTAAATCCGACAATTCTCATTTTGGACGAGCCAACCACTGGTCTTGACCCTGCATGGCGGCGTCATTTAGCACAAGTATTATTAAAGTTGCCTGTGCAAGTGATGTTAATTGCTTCCCATGACCTCCACTGGTTAAGTAAAATCACGCAACGTGCTTTAGTTTTAGCAGGTGGTAGCATCGCTTTAGACACCGACATCCAACCACTTCTGCAAGATGGGGAAACTTTAGAGAAATTGGGTTTACCCATAGATTGGTAG
- a CDS encoding NAD(P)H-dependent glycerol-3-phosphate dehydrogenase, translated as MPNDQPQTVTILGAGAWGTVLANLAFSNGHRVRLWSRDGSSTLEEVLQDAQIILSAISMKGVGDVVAQVKSFAVSPQTIFVTATKGLDPKTTLTPSQIWQTAFPHHPVVVLSGPNLSQEIQQELPAATVVASSVSTAAEYVQLVFSSSRFRVYTNADPVGVELGGTLKNVIAIASGVCDGLHLGTNAKAGLVTRGLTEMVRIGNFWGAKTETFYGLSGLGDLLATCNSPLSRNYQVGYQLAHGKTLTEILASLPGTAEGVNTCRVLVQKAQQQNIPIPITAQVYRLLAGEITPQQALDELMLRDIKPEYN; from the coding sequence ATGCCAAATGACCAACCACAAACCGTAACCATTTTGGGAGCAGGTGCTTGGGGCACAGTTCTCGCAAATTTGGCATTTTCCAATGGACACAGGGTGCGTTTGTGGTCACGTGATGGATCGTCTACTCTAGAAGAAGTGCTGCAAGATGCCCAAATCATCCTTTCTGCAATTTCCATGAAAGGTGTAGGGGATGTAGTCGCACAAGTCAAGTCTTTTGCTGTTTCTCCACAAACAATTTTTGTCACAGCGACGAAAGGATTAGATCCCAAAACCACCTTGACGCCTTCACAAATTTGGCAAACAGCATTCCCTCACCACCCAGTGGTGGTTTTATCAGGGCCTAATTTATCCCAAGAAATTCAACAGGAATTACCAGCCGCTACAGTAGTTGCTAGTAGTGTATCTACTGCGGCTGAATATGTGCAACTGGTCTTTTCTTCCAGTCGTTTCCGTGTATATACCAATGCCGACCCTGTGGGAGTAGAATTGGGTGGTACACTAAAAAACGTGATTGCGATCGCCTCTGGTGTGTGCGATGGTTTACACTTGGGAACCAACGCCAAAGCTGGTTTAGTCACCCGTGGACTCACAGAAATGGTTCGCATCGGTAACTTTTGGGGAGCGAAAACCGAGACATTTTACGGTTTATCAGGTTTAGGAGATTTACTCGCCACTTGCAATAGTCCTTTGAGTCGCAATTATCAAGTAGGCTACCAACTAGCTCACGGTAAGACACTCACAGAGATTCTGGCGAGTTTACCAGGAACTGCCGAAGGCGTCAACACATGCCGAGTTCTAGTGCAAAAAGCCCAACAGCAAAATATTCCCATTCCCATTACAGCGCAAGTTTACCGCTTACTTGCAGGTGAAATTACCCCACAACAGGCGCTGGATGAATTAATGTTGCGAGACATCAAGCCGGAGTATAACTAG
- the lipA gene encoding lipoyl synthase, whose protein sequence is MKKPDWLRVKAPQWERVGNVKDILRDLALNTVCEEASCPNIGECFQAGTATFLIMGPACTRACPYCDIDFEKKPQPLDPTEPARLAEAVRRMRLNHVVITSVNRDDLPDGGASQFVQCITAVRTISPQTTIEVLIPDLCGNWQALEIILEAAPEVLNHNTETISRLYRRVRPQGNYDRTLELLQRSRQIAPWTYTKSGIMVGLGETDAEIRQVMQDLRSVDCDILTIGQYLQPSQKHLKVDDFITPVQFADWKAFGEEIGFLQVVSSPLTRSSYHAEQVRELIQRYPRSRKSADGE, encoded by the coding sequence ATGAAAAAACCAGATTGGTTGCGAGTGAAAGCGCCTCAGTGGGAGCGCGTCGGTAACGTCAAAGATATTTTACGAGATTTAGCGCTCAATACAGTTTGTGAAGAAGCATCTTGTCCCAACATTGGCGAGTGTTTCCAAGCTGGTACCGCCACATTTTTAATTATGGGGCCAGCCTGTACCCGCGCCTGTCCCTACTGCGATATAGATTTTGAGAAAAAACCCCAACCGCTAGATCCTACAGAACCAGCGCGATTAGCTGAAGCGGTTCGGAGAATGCGACTCAATCATGTGGTAATTACTTCTGTGAACCGGGACGATTTACCTGATGGTGGTGCATCTCAGTTTGTCCAGTGTATTACAGCCGTGCGGACAATTTCACCCCAGACTACCATTGAGGTGTTAATTCCTGACTTGTGCGGTAATTGGCAAGCTTTAGAGATTATTCTAGAAGCTGCACCAGAAGTACTCAATCACAATACAGAAACTATCTCGCGCTTATATCGCCGCGTCCGTCCCCAAGGTAACTACGATCGCACACTAGAATTATTACAGCGTTCTCGTCAAATCGCCCCTTGGACATACACCAAATCGGGAATCATGGTGGGACTTGGCGAAACTGACGCCGAAATTCGCCAAGTCATGCAAGACTTGCGCTCTGTCGATTGCGATATCTTAACAATTGGGCAATACCTCCAACCTAGTCAAAAACATCTCAAAGTAGATGATTTCATTACCCCAGTACAATTTGCTGACTGGAAAGCATTCGGCGAAGAAATAGGATTTTTACAAGTTGTTTCTTCACCCTTGACCAGAAGCTCATATCATGCAGAACAAGTCAGGGAATTAATACAACGCTACCCCCGCAGCAGGAAATCAGCTGATGGAGAGTAA
- a CDS encoding RNA-guided endonuclease InsQ/TnpB family protein, which yields MLDVLKVRIYPNKEQEISLAKSFGCSRFVWNLYLNKTNTQYEETGSGMTYSQMAKDLTQLKKLADYEWLQEPTAAVLQQSLKNLETAFKNFFAKRTRFPKFKSKHSKQSIRFPESCSIKGGNLKLPKLGLIKASLSKSINGKIKSVTVSKTSTDKYFAAILFETNELFTTKQGKISGIDLGLNSLVTVFDGETCYKVDPIKPTRKYAKRLRIRQKALSRKIKGSNNRRKAVKLVAKVHEKISNTRQDFLHKLSRKLVDDNQVIVAENLCIKGLVRTKLAKSIHDAGFGMLLNFISYKLEREKGKFVQVDRFFPSTKLCSCCGYKNDSLNLSIREWICPGCQTTHDRDENASRNLRAEGIRILSTNTVGHTEIQACGEAVRLVGTCAKKRVSEKQESPANRFAVSGGVSISFICLSANTGNVSKDVM from the coding sequence ATGTTAGATGTATTGAAGGTCAGAATTTACCCGAACAAAGAACAGGAAATATCCTTGGCTAAAAGCTTTGGATGTTCCCGCTTTGTTTGGAATTTATACCTTAATAAAACTAATACTCAATATGAAGAAACGGGTTCGGGCATGACTTACTCCCAGATGGCTAAAGACCTTACCCAGTTGAAGAAACTAGCTGATTATGAATGGTTACAAGAACCAACTGCTGCTGTTCTGCAACAATCACTTAAGAATCTAGAAACTGCGTTTAAAAACTTTTTTGCAAAACGTACCAGATTCCCTAAGTTCAAAAGCAAGCACTCAAAACAGTCAATCCGTTTTCCTGAAAGCTGTTCGATTAAGGGAGGTAATTTAAAGCTTCCCAAGCTGGGATTAATTAAAGCCAGTCTCTCTAAGAGCATCAATGGCAAAATTAAATCCGTAACTGTTTCTAAGACAAGTACAGATAAATATTTTGCGGCGATACTGTTCGAGACTAATGAGTTGTTCACTACAAAGCAGGGGAAGATATCAGGAATCGATCTTGGGTTAAATAGTCTAGTAACTGTCTTTGACGGTGAAACCTGTTATAAGGTTGACCCAATCAAGCCAACTAGAAAGTATGCTAAACGACTGAGAATTAGACAAAAAGCTTTATCCCGTAAAATCAAAGGATCTAACAATAGGCGCAAAGCGGTTAAATTAGTTGCTAAAGTTCACGAAAAAATATCTAACACTCGACAAGATTTTCTCCATAAACTCTCACGAAAGTTAGTTGACGATAACCAAGTCATAGTAGCTGAGAACCTTTGTATTAAAGGATTAGTACGTACTAAATTAGCTAAGTCAATACATGATGCTGGTTTTGGTATGCTGCTTAATTTCATCAGTTACAAACTAGAGAGAGAAAAAGGCAAATTTGTTCAAGTTGATAGATTCTTTCCCAGCACAAAGCTTTGTTCATGCTGTGGATACAAGAATGATTCGCTAAATCTAAGCATCCGTGAGTGGATTTGTCCAGGTTGCCAAACAACTCATGATAGAGATGAAAATGCCTCACGGAACTTGAGAGCAGAAGGGATCAGGATATTGTCAACAAATACTGTGGGACACACAGAAATTCAAGCTTGTGGAGAAGCAGTAAGACTCGTTGGTACTTGCGCCAAAAAGCGTGTTTCTGAGAAGCAAGAATCTCCCGCTAACCGCTTTGCGGTTAGCGGGGGAGTGTCAATTTCTTTCATCTGTTTGAGTGCTAACACGGGAAATGTGAGCAAAGATGTGATGTAG